From Haloarcula hispanica ATCC 33960, the proteins below share one genomic window:
- a CDS encoding biotin--[acetyl-CoA-carboxylase] ligase, which produces MNETRHRVLDALADGPVSGPTLADELDISRSAVWKHVEALRDEGFEIRSDDAGYVLDSVPEFGASAVEYGLDAPFSVEYHDSIPSTNARARDLAAEGASDVVVLADEQTGGRGRLDRDWHSPSGGAWLSVLFRPDVPMAHAPVFTLAAAVAVTRAAREAGVDASIKWPNDVLVRRGEEERKLVGILTEMEGEADRVSWVVVGIGVNANVDPADLPDEANPTSLSAERGEPVDRRLFTQRLLEEFDSLRQDTEQVVEAWREYATTLGQQVRVETPGGPIEGEAVDIQFPGALVIETESGTEVVSAGDCEHLRPVTE; this is translated from the coding sequence ATGAACGAGACACGCCACCGGGTACTCGATGCACTGGCAGACGGCCCTGTCTCGGGGCCGACCCTCGCCGACGAACTGGACATCTCCCGCTCTGCGGTCTGGAAGCACGTCGAAGCCCTGCGTGACGAGGGGTTCGAGATCCGCAGCGACGATGCGGGCTACGTCCTCGATTCGGTACCGGAGTTCGGGGCGAGCGCGGTCGAATACGGCCTCGACGCGCCGTTCTCCGTCGAGTACCACGACAGCATCCCCAGCACGAACGCTCGTGCCCGCGACCTCGCGGCGGAGGGGGCGTCGGACGTCGTAGTGCTGGCCGACGAACAGACCGGCGGCCGGGGGCGACTCGACCGCGATTGGCACTCGCCGAGCGGCGGGGCCTGGCTCTCGGTGCTGTTCCGGCCCGACGTGCCGATGGCCCACGCGCCGGTGTTCACGCTCGCGGCGGCCGTCGCGGTGACGCGGGCGGCCCGCGAGGCCGGCGTCGACGCCAGCATCAAGTGGCCCAACGACGTGCTCGTCCGGCGCGGCGAGGAAGAACGCAAGCTAGTCGGCATCCTCACCGAGATGGAAGGCGAGGCCGACCGCGTCTCGTGGGTCGTCGTGGGCATCGGCGTCAACGCGAACGTCGACCCCGCGGACTTGCCCGACGAAGCGAACCCGACGAGTCTCTCGGCCGAGCGCGGCGAGCCGGTCGACCGACGGCTGTTCACCCAGCGACTGCTGGAGGAGTTCGACTCGCTGCGCCAGGACACGGAGCAGGTCGTCGAGGCGTGGCGGGAGTACGCGACGACGCTGGGACAACAGGTCCGGGTCGAGACGCCGGGCGGCCCCATCGAGGGCGAAGCCGTAGATATCCAGTTCCCGGGCGCGCTCGTCATCGAGACAGAATCTGGGACAGAAGTCGTTTCAGCGGGAGATTGCGAACATCTCCGTCCGGTTACGGAGTGA
- a CDS encoding acyl-CoA carboxylase subunit beta, with translation MSHDDRVEDLRERKAEAERGGGEERIEAQHDRGKLTARERIDYFLDDGTFVEIDSLREHRSTNFDMADKKVPGDGVVVGYGKVDGRRVYVFAHDFTVFGGSLGEAFAQKVCKVMDKAIETGAPIIGLNDSAGARIQEGIDSLAGYADIFHRNQQASGVVPQISAIMGPCAGGAVYSPSITDFVYMVEETSHMFITGPDVIETVTGEEVGFDELGGAKTHASESGVAHFTAADEKEAMDDIRYLLSYLPQNNVEDPPRVKPWDDPERRDEALKTAVPDAPQKPYDMTDVVGRIVDEDSFFEVAEDFARNIVIGFARMDGHSVGVVGNQPRVNAGTLDINASRKGARFVRFCDAFNIPILTFVDVPGFMPGKDQERNAIINHGAKLLYAYSEATVPLVTVITRKAYGGAYDVMASKHIGADMNYAWPTAEIAVMGPKGAVNVLYDDELEDADDVEARRQQLIDEYRDAFANPYTAAKRGFVDDVIEPQETRPRLIDDLDLLRGKRKDQPDRKHGNIPL, from the coding sequence GTGAGCCACGATGACCGTGTCGAGGACCTTCGGGAACGAAAAGCCGAGGCCGAACGAGGTGGTGGCGAGGAACGAATCGAGGCGCAACACGACCGCGGGAAACTCACCGCGCGTGAGCGCATCGATTACTTCCTCGACGACGGCACCTTCGTCGAGATCGACTCGCTCCGTGAACACCGCTCGACGAACTTCGACATGGCCGACAAGAAAGTACCGGGAGACGGCGTCGTCGTCGGCTACGGCAAAGTCGACGGCCGCCGGGTGTACGTCTTCGCCCACGACTTCACCGTCTTCGGCGGGTCGCTGGGCGAGGCGTTCGCACAGAAAGTCTGTAAGGTGATGGACAAGGCCATCGAAACGGGCGCACCCATTATCGGGCTGAACGACTCCGCCGGCGCGCGGATTCAGGAAGGGATCGACTCGCTGGCGGGCTACGCCGATATCTTCCACCGCAATCAGCAAGCTAGCGGTGTCGTGCCACAGATTTCGGCCATCATGGGGCCGTGTGCCGGCGGTGCAGTGTACTCCCCGTCCATTACGGACTTCGTCTACATGGTCGAGGAGACCAGCCACATGTTCATCACCGGGCCCGACGTCATCGAGACGGTGACCGGCGAGGAGGTCGGCTTCGACGAACTCGGCGGCGCGAAGACCCACGCCTCCGAGTCCGGGGTGGCTCACTTCACGGCCGCCGACGAGAAAGAGGCGATGGACGACATCCGGTACCTCCTCTCGTATCTCCCCCAGAACAACGTCGAGGACCCGCCGCGGGTCAAACCCTGGGACGACCCTGAACGGCGGGACGAGGCACTGAAGACGGCTGTTCCCGACGCACCACAGAAACCCTACGACATGACGGATGTCGTTGGGCGCATCGTCGACGAAGACTCCTTCTTCGAGGTGGCCGAGGACTTCGCGCGCAATATCGTCATCGGGTTCGCCCGCATGGACGGCCACAGCGTCGGTGTCGTTGGCAACCAGCCGCGAGTCAACGCCGGCACGCTCGACATCAATGCCTCGCGGAAGGGCGCTCGCTTTGTTCGGTTCTGTGACGCGTTCAACATCCCGATTCTCACGTTCGTCGACGTGCCCGGGTTCATGCCCGGCAAGGACCAGGAGCGCAACGCCATCATCAACCACGGCGCGAAGCTCCTGTACGCCTACTCGGAGGCCACCGTCCCACTGGTGACCGTCATCACGCGGAAAGCCTACGGCGGGGCCTACGACGTGATGGCGTCGAAGCACATCGGCGCGGACATGAACTACGCCTGGCCGACCGCCGAAATCGCCGTGATGGGGCCGAAGGGCGCGGTGAACGTCCTCTACGACGACGAACTGGAAGACGCCGACGACGTGGAGGCCCGCCGGCAACAACTCATCGACGAGTACCGCGACGCCTTCGCAAACCCCTATACGGCGGCCAAGCGCGGCTTCGTCGACGATGTCATCGAACCCCAGGAAACCCGCCCGCGGCTCATCGACGACCTTGACCTCCTCCGGGGGAAACGCAAGGACCAGCCCGACCGCAAGCACGGCAACATCCCACTGTAA
- a CDS encoding sodium-dependent transporter, which yields MSDRETWASRLGFLLAAIGSAVGLGNIWQFPFKTATNGGAVFLVFYLAAVLLIGFPAMLAEFIIGRRTNRNAVDAFAELGFKQWRVVGGLGVFTGFWILSYYNVVGGWVMRYILGSATGAYFGNSAEYFGAISSGPEAVAGQALFLLICVGIVAVGVEDGIEKATKVMVPSIVILMIGMAAWVTTLEGAGAGYSYFLSPDFSTLAANAGDLIPFAVGQAFFTLSLGMAAMITYSSYIGDDESLPVDGGIIVVTNTLVGVLAGLVVFPILFAINISPDTSGPSAIFVAMASAFPQLPGGRLLGIVFFGVVLIAAISSAISLLEVAVSYGVDNTPYSRVQLSAILGVGLFALGLPSAWDLAWFGWFDTLAYKLFLPLSVLLVLVFVGWVLSSSAVAELRQGTGGLRAFGPTWLWMVRTVVILGVILTLALGLQTLFLAEDPAIIPPI from the coding sequence ATGAGTGACAGAGAAACGTGGGCCTCACGGCTCGGGTTCCTTCTCGCAGCGATCGGTAGCGCAGTCGGTCTCGGAAACATCTGGCAGTTCCCGTTCAAGACCGCGACAAACGGCGGCGCAGTGTTCCTCGTCTTTTACCTCGCCGCCGTGTTGCTCATCGGCTTCCCGGCAATGCTGGCGGAGTTCATCATCGGTCGGCGAACGAACCGTAATGCCGTCGACGCGTTCGCAGAACTCGGGTTCAAGCAGTGGCGGGTCGTCGGTGGCCTGGGCGTCTTTACGGGATTCTGGATCCTCTCGTATTACAACGTCGTCGGCGGGTGGGTCATGCGGTATATCCTCGGTAGCGCGACGGGCGCATACTTCGGAAACTCCGCGGAGTACTTCGGCGCTATCTCAAGTGGGCCAGAAGCTGTCGCCGGGCAGGCGCTGTTCCTGCTAATCTGTGTCGGCATCGTCGCAGTGGGTGTCGAGGACGGTATCGAGAAGGCGACGAAGGTGATGGTCCCCAGCATCGTCATCCTCATGATCGGGATGGCGGCCTGGGTCACCACACTCGAGGGAGCAGGCGCTGGCTACAGCTACTTCCTCTCGCCGGACTTCTCCACGCTGGCGGCGAACGCCGGCGACCTGATCCCGTTCGCGGTTGGACAGGCGTTTTTCACCCTCTCGCTGGGGATGGCAGCCATGATCACCTACTCCTCGTACATCGGTGACGACGAGAGCCTCCCGGTCGATGGTGGCATCATCGTCGTGACGAACACGCTCGTCGGTGTGCTGGCGGGTCTCGTCGTGTTCCCGATTCTCTTCGCCATCAACATCAGTCCCGACACCAGCGGCCCGTCCGCCATCTTCGTCGCGATGGCGTCGGCGTTCCCACAGCTCCCCGGGGGTCGACTCCTCGGTATCGTGTTCTTCGGCGTTGTCCTCATCGCCGCGATCTCCTCCGCGATCAGCCTGCTCGAAGTTGCAGTCTCCTACGGTGTCGACAACACGCCGTACTCGCGAGTGCAGCTGTCGGCAATTCTCGGAGTTGGGCTGTTCGCTCTGGGTCTGCCGTCAGCCTGGGACCTGGCGTGGTTCGGCTGGTTCGACACGCTCGCGTACAAGCTGTTCCTCCCGCTGTCGGTGCTGCTCGTTCTGGTGTTTGTCGGCTGGGTGCTCTCCTCCAGCGCAGTTGCCGAGCTCCGACAGGGAACGGGTGGGCTCCGGGCGTTCGGCCCGACCTGGCTCTGGATGGTCCGAACGGTGGTCATCCTCGGCGTCATCCTGACGCTGGCGCTCGGCCTGCAGACGCTGTTCCTCGCCGAGGACCCGGCGATCATCCCGCCGATATAA
- a CDS encoding SDR family oxidoreductase — MSVEFDFGGEIALVTGVGGALGSAVANAFLEAGTTVCGSDIIEPNTEDFLLSDPDSVDFYQADFSDEEAVAETVDAVVDEHGRLDYLLNIAGTWRGGTPIHETDVDTFDFLFDVNLKTMFLASKHAVPHLRETKGAIVSVSARSSLEGGDGDGIYRASKAGVRLLTETIAAENLGAVRANAVMPSVIDTPMNREMMPDSDFETWVDPKDIADVMLFLCSDAATVTSGAAVPVYGEV, encoded by the coding sequence ATGTCAGTCGAATTTGATTTCGGCGGTGAGATAGCACTGGTTACGGGTGTCGGCGGGGCGCTGGGCAGCGCGGTCGCAAACGCGTTCCTCGAAGCCGGGACGACCGTCTGTGGAAGCGACATCATCGAACCGAATACCGAGGACTTCCTGTTGTCCGATCCCGACAGCGTGGATTTCTACCAGGCAGACTTCAGCGACGAGGAGGCTGTCGCCGAGACTGTCGACGCAGTCGTCGACGAACACGGGCGACTGGACTACTTGCTGAACATCGCCGGAACGTGGCGGGGTGGCACACCGATCCACGAGACGGACGTGGACACGTTCGACTTCCTGTTCGACGTGAACCTGAAGACGATGTTTCTGGCGTCGAAACACGCGGTTCCACACTTGCGGGAGACCAAGGGCGCAATCGTCTCAGTTTCCGCGCGGTCGTCACTGGAGGGCGGTGACGGCGACGGTATCTACCGCGCATCGAAAGCCGGTGTCCGACTCCTGACCGAGACCATCGCGGCGGAGAACCTCGGGGCCGTGCGAGCCAACGCCGTGATGCCGAGCGTCATCGACACCCCGATGAACCGCGAGATGATGCCCGACTCCGACTTCGAAACGTGGGTCGACCCGAAAGACATCGCGGACGTGATGTTGTTCCTCTGTTCGGACGCCGCCACCGTGACCAGCGGCGCAGCGGTGCCGGTGTACGGCGAGGTCTGA
- a CDS encoding uracil-DNA glycosylase family protein, translated as MKNVTARQHNPFGFDAPCEPFVPGYGDANAHFHVIGDHPGVHGGETSGIPFTDSAAGERLQRALVEAGLLAEAGTPPTVEKTYLSYLYMCGGEPPTESDYDDLEPLFDTELRAITAHVLLPVGERATRHVFANTTSEPTESIDMDARHATEVVGSGWLVYPIKEPAEWTADEEDALVDALTALLETDYRREADLGRFLPNDDPYLVR; from the coding sequence GTGAAGAACGTCACGGCCCGCCAGCACAACCCCTTCGGCTTCGACGCACCGTGTGAGCCGTTCGTGCCCGGGTACGGCGACGCCAACGCCCACTTTCACGTCATCGGCGACCATCCGGGTGTCCACGGTGGCGAAACGTCCGGCATCCCCTTTACCGACAGCGCTGCGGGCGAACGCCTCCAGCGGGCGCTTGTCGAGGCCGGACTGCTGGCCGAAGCCGGCACGCCGCCGACCGTCGAAAAGACGTATCTGTCCTATCTGTATATGTGCGGCGGCGAACCGCCGACCGAGTCGGACTACGACGACTTGGAACCGCTGTTCGACACGGAACTCCGGGCCATCACCGCCCACGTTCTCCTACCTGTCGGCGAGCGCGCCACGCGACATGTGTTCGCGAACACGACATCGGAGCCGACCGAGTCCATAGACATGGACGCGCGCCACGCCACGGAGGTCGTCGGGAGCGGCTGGCTCGTCTACCCCATCAAAGAGCCCGCGGAGTGGACCGCTGACGAGGAGGACGCCCTCGTCGACGCGCTGACCGCGCTGCTGGAGACGGACTACCGCCGCGAGGCGGACCTCGGGCGGTTCCTGCCGAACGACGACCCGTATCTGGTCCGGTAG
- a CDS encoding NADPH:quinone reductase, translating to MRAVRFHEYGGTDVLRVDDIERPTPGPEEVLLEVEAAAINPVDTYFRAGDYEPGELPWIPGSDCAGTVAATGERVATVTEGDRAFATGLGNWLQGTCAEYVTVPESHLARLPDGVSAEAGAAVALVGVTAWQTLVDACSLEPAERALIHGGSGGVGHVAVQLAAANGAQVTTTASPAYHNQLADLGADDVFDYSRDDLADAVVNAGAPDVILDHRLDDYLAFDAEVAAQGARIAAIGNTDLAATFENVPRCRAKALSVHHVSMFNTPEFGAVLSRLATLMADDDLTPVVARRYDLDDVPAAHNDVLNDSFLGKLVVMP from the coding sequence ATGCGTGCTGTACGATTCCACGAATACGGCGGGACGGACGTGCTCCGCGTCGACGACATCGAACGACCCACACCAGGTCCGGAGGAGGTCCTGCTCGAAGTCGAGGCAGCGGCGATCAATCCGGTCGATACGTACTTCCGGGCCGGCGACTACGAGCCGGGCGAACTGCCCTGGATACCCGGCTCCGACTGTGCCGGGACCGTCGCCGCGACCGGCGAGCGCGTGGCCACCGTCACCGAGGGCGACCGGGCGTTCGCGACCGGGCTGGGGAACTGGCTCCAGGGGACCTGCGCGGAGTACGTCACTGTTCCCGAATCGCATCTGGCGCGGCTCCCCGACGGGGTGTCCGCCGAGGCGGGGGCGGCCGTCGCGCTCGTCGGCGTCACCGCCTGGCAGACGCTCGTCGACGCCTGCTCGCTGGAACCGGCCGAGCGGGCGCTGATTCACGGCGGCAGCGGCGGTGTGGGCCACGTTGCAGTCCAGTTGGCTGCGGCGAACGGGGCGCAGGTCACGACGACGGCCTCACCGGCCTACCACAACCAGCTAGCCGACCTCGGCGCGGACGACGTGTTCGACTACAGCCGTGATGACCTCGCTGACGCGGTGGTCAACGCCGGCGCGCCGGACGTGATTCTCGACCACCGGCTCGACGACTATCTCGCATTCGATGCCGAGGTGGCCGCCCAGGGCGCTCGAATCGCCGCTATCGGGAACACCGACCTCGCGGCGACGTTCGAGAACGTCCCGCGCTGCCGGGCCAAAGCCCTCAGCGTTCACCACGTCTCGATGTTCAACACACCGGAGTTCGGCGCGGTGCTTTCCCGACTGGCGACGCTCATGGCCGACGACGACCTAACGCCGGTCGTCGCCCGCCGGTACGACCTCGACGACGTCCCGGCCGCTCACAACGACGTACTGAACGACAGCTTCCTCGGCAAACTCGTCGTCATGCCGTAG
- a CDS encoding DUF5789 family protein: protein MDYSDTERIVDESLEFPATHTAVIEQIGAIEITSPSGNSVTIQETLDPVEEESYLTADALYTSIIGNLDETFIGRKYYDDRGGIAIGTEIRDESTVSF from the coding sequence ATGGACTATTCAGATACAGAGCGGATTGTTGATGAATCGCTCGAGTTCCCAGCGACGCATACGGCTGTGATTGAACAGATCGGTGCCATTGAAATAACGTCTCCCTCCGGTAACTCGGTGACTATTCAGGAGACGTTAGACCCGGTCGAAGAGGAGAGTTATCTGACCGCGGATGCGCTTTACACCTCGATTATCGGCAATCTCGACGAGACATTCATTGGACGCAAGTACTATGATGATCGCGGGGGGATTGCAATCGGAACTGAGATCAGAGACGAATCTACCGTCTCCTTCTGA
- a CDS encoding helix-turn-helix transcriptional regulator — MESALEEIEFLALSSNRVEVLRLLATEPHSRGELAAETGASQATLGRIIADFEERSWIRRTGGEYVATATGRIVANGFTDLLGSLETEQRLRDIVQYLPTDAMAFDLQHLADATITVPSQTRPNAPVQRLLDLLRDAEEVRTFSHAFNDQAIRVVQERVTAGEQRFSGVFSPGAIDALAADDRLRKRLESLRAEPDASVRVRTDGVPLAVMIADDVVHLLLRDDNGVLQASIDTTAPAVREWAIEAFDAYWASAEPLSDEWAL; from the coding sequence ATGGAATCGGCGCTCGAAGAGATCGAGTTCCTCGCGCTCTCGTCAAACCGGGTCGAGGTGTTGCGGCTTCTGGCCACGGAGCCACACTCACGCGGGGAACTGGCGGCCGAAACCGGCGCGTCACAGGCGACGCTCGGCCGGATCATCGCTGACTTCGAAGAGCGGTCGTGGATTCGCCGAACAGGGGGCGAGTACGTCGCCACGGCGACGGGCCGCATCGTTGCTAACGGGTTCACCGACCTCCTCGGTAGCCTCGAAACCGAGCAGCGGCTGCGCGACATCGTCCAGTATCTCCCCACCGATGCGATGGCCTTCGACCTGCAACATCTGGCCGACGCCACGATAACCGTTCCAAGTCAGACGCGCCCGAACGCGCCGGTCCAGCGATTGCTCGACCTGCTTCGAGATGCCGAGGAAGTCCGGACGTTCTCCCATGCGTTCAACGACCAGGCGATTCGAGTCGTTCAGGAACGGGTCACCGCCGGCGAACAGCGGTTCTCGGGCGTGTTCTCGCCCGGCGCGATAGACGCACTGGCGGCGGACGACCGACTCCGGAAACGACTCGAATCGCTGCGTGCCGAACCGGACGCGTCAGTCCGGGTGCGAACCGACGGTGTGCCACTTGCGGTGATGATCGCCGACGACGTGGTCCATCTGCTGTTGCGGGACGACAACGGCGTTCTACAGGCGTCGATCGATACGACCGCGCCGGCCGTCCGCGAGTGGGCTATCGAGGCGTTCGACGCGTACTGGGCGTCCGCGGAACCGCTCTCGGACGAGTGGGCGCTGTAG
- a CDS encoding DMT family transporter, with the protein MISRRTLALAAVASVLLGGTFVGAKAGLSYLPPLLFVALRFDIAAVVLLGYIVVTRSRDELLPRTRGDVLAILSTGLFALGLANALLFVGQQSATSAVAAIVFSLNPILTPVFAAILLSDERLSARGGLGMVIGLLGVGLVVSPDPAMLLSGGIGKLVLFAGATSAALGSVLIRWSGGGLSSTVRTAWALPVAAALCHALSIGMGESAATAVWSPTAIAALLYVGIFSGAIAYIAYFGLLDVTGAIQANLIFYVVPVVSTLGGWAVLGEAITPTAVAGFLTIFTGFAVLGSESVDIHALLPGTADEGDTAPESLGIADEPRGFESD; encoded by the coding sequence ATGATTTCGCGCCGCACCCTCGCCCTCGCTGCGGTCGCCAGCGTCCTGCTCGGCGGGACCTTCGTCGGCGCGAAGGCCGGCCTGTCGTATCTCCCGCCGCTTCTGTTCGTCGCCCTCCGATTCGACATCGCCGCCGTCGTGCTCCTCGGCTACATCGTCGTGACCCGATCACGGGACGAACTGCTCCCGCGAACCCGTGGCGATGTGCTGGCGATTCTCTCGACGGGGCTATTCGCCCTCGGCCTCGCGAACGCGCTGCTATTCGTGGGCCAGCAGTCCGCCACCAGCGCGGTCGCCGCCATCGTGTTCAGTCTCAACCCGATACTGACGCCGGTGTTCGCCGCTATCCTGCTCTCCGACGAGCGGCTCTCGGCCCGCGGCGGCCTCGGCATGGTTATCGGCCTGCTCGGCGTCGGCCTCGTCGTCAGCCCCGACCCGGCGATGCTCCTGAGCGGCGGCATCGGCAAGCTCGTTCTGTTCGCTGGCGCGACCAGCGCCGCGCTGGGCAGCGTCCTCATCCGGTGGTCCGGCGGCGGCCTGTCAAGTACAGTCCGGACCGCGTGGGCGCTCCCCGTCGCCGCTGCGCTCTGTCACGCGCTGAGCATCGGCATGGGCGAATCGGCGGCCACGGCGGTCTGGTCTCCGACTGCGATAGCGGCCCTGCTGTACGTCGGTATCTTCTCCGGGGCAATCGCCTACATCGCCTACTTCGGCCTGCTCGATGTCACCGGTGCGATCCAGGCTAACCTCATCTTCTACGTGGTCCCCGTCGTGTCGACGCTCGGCGGGTGGGCCGTGCTCGGCGAGGCTATCACCCCGACTGCAGTGGCCGGCTTTCTGACCATCTTCACCGGGTTCGCGGTGCTTGGCAGCGAGTCGGTCGATATCCACGCACTGCTCCCGGGTACCGCCGACGAGGGTGACACTGCCCCCGAGAGTCTCGGGATTGCGGACGAACCGCGCGGGTTCGAATCCGACTGA
- a CDS encoding acetyl-CoA carboxylase biotin carboxylase subunit yields MFDKVLVANRGEIAVRVMRACEELGIGTVAVYSDADKHAGHVRYADEAYNVGPARAADSYLDQEAIIDAAKQADADAIHPGYGFLAENADFAERVQETDGVTWVGPESESMEALGEKTKARKIMQSADVPIVPGTTDPVDDPEEVVEFGEENGFPVAIKAEGGGGGRGMKIVHDPEEAEEQLESAKREGEAYFSNDSVYLERYLENPRHIEVQIIADHHGNVRHLGERDCSLQRRHQKVIEEGPSPALNDALREKIGDAARRGVRESDYYNAGTVEFLVEEDTDREQGELLGEEANFYFLEVNTRIQVEHCVTEEITDIDIVKWQLRVAMDEEITFEQDDVEIEGHAMEFRINAENAADDFAPATGGSLDTYDPPGGIGVRLDDALRQGDDLVTDYDSMIAKLITYGGDREECIERGKRALKDFDIEGIPTVIPFHRLMLTDEKFVTGTHTTKYLDEHLDRTRIEEAQEQWGTVTESDGDEDEEVVEREFTVEVNGKRFQVDLEERGAPPINVGDVDADGGSQPQRPRGGSSSDSGGGSATAAEGQEVAAEMQGTILEVNVEEGDEVEAGDVLCVLEAMKMENDIVAERGGTVNDVAVSEGESVDMGDLLFVIG; encoded by the coding sequence ATGTTCGATAAGGTGCTCGTCGCTAATCGCGGGGAGATAGCGGTGCGCGTGATGCGCGCATGCGAGGAGTTGGGCATCGGCACAGTGGCCGTCTACTCTGACGCCGACAAGCACGCCGGGCACGTCCGGTATGCGGACGAGGCGTACAACGTCGGTCCGGCCCGTGCCGCAGACTCCTATCTCGACCAGGAAGCGATTATCGACGCGGCCAAGCAGGCCGACGCGGACGCCATCCATCCTGGGTACGGCTTCCTCGCGGAGAACGCCGACTTCGCGGAGCGCGTCCAGGAGACGGACGGCGTCACCTGGGTCGGCCCCGAGAGCGAGTCGATGGAGGCACTGGGCGAGAAGACGAAGGCCCGCAAGATCATGCAGTCGGCCGACGTGCCCATCGTCCCCGGGACGACCGACCCGGTCGATGACCCCGAGGAAGTCGTCGAGTTCGGCGAGGAAAACGGCTTCCCGGTGGCCATCAAGGCCGAGGGTGGCGGTGGCGGCCGCGGGATGAAAATCGTCCACGACCCTGAGGAAGCCGAGGAACAACTCGAAAGCGCAAAGCGGGAAGGAGAGGCGTACTTCTCGAACGATTCGGTGTATCTCGAACGGTATCTTGAGAACCCCCGCCACATCGAGGTCCAGATCATCGCCGACCACCACGGCAACGTCCGGCATCTGGGCGAGCGTGACTGCTCGCTCCAGCGCCGCCACCAGAAGGTCATTGAGGAGGGGCCATCGCCGGCCCTGAACGATGCGCTCCGCGAGAAGATCGGCGACGCTGCCCGACGCGGCGTCCGCGAATCGGACTACTACAACGCCGGGACTGTCGAGTTCCTCGTCGAAGAGGACACCGACCGCGAGCAAGGGGAACTGCTCGGCGAGGAGGCGAACTTCTATTTCCTCGAGGTTAACACCCGCATTCAGGTCGAGCACTGCGTCACCGAGGAGATCACCGACATCGACATCGTCAAGTGGCAACTTCGGGTGGCGATGGACGAGGAGATCACCTTCGAGCAGGACGACGTGGAGATCGAAGGTCACGCGATGGAGTTCCGCATCAACGCCGAGAACGCCGCTGACGACTTCGCGCCCGCAACCGGCGGCAGCCTCGACACCTACGACCCGCCGGGCGGTATCGGCGTCCGCCTCGACGACGCGCTCCGGCAGGGCGACGACCTCGTCACGGACTATGACTCGATGATCGCGAAGCTCATCACCTACGGCGGGGACCGTGAGGAGTGTATCGAGCGCGGGAAACGGGCGCTCAAGGACTTCGACATCGAAGGCATCCCGACTGTCATTCCGTTCCACCGCCTGATGCTCACCGACGAGAAGTTCGTCACCGGGACACACACCACGAAGTACCTCGACGAACACCTCGACCGCACGCGTATCGAAGAGGCGCAGGAGCAGTGGGGCACAGTCACCGAATCCGATGGCGACGAGGACGAGGAAGTCGTCGAACGCGAGTTCACCGTCGAAGTCAACGGCAAGCGGTTCCAAGTCGACCTCGAAGAGCGCGGCGCACCCCCGATCAACGTCGGCGACGTGGACGCCGACGGCGGGAGCCAGCCACAGCGGCCACGGGGCGGCAGTAGTTCAGACAGCGGAGGCGGCAGTGCCACCGCCGCCGAAGGGCAGGAAGTCGCCGCGGAGATGCAGGGGACGATTCTGGAGGTCAACGTCGAGGAAGGCGACGAGGTCGAGGCCGGCGACGTCCTCTGTGTGCTGGAAGCGATGAAGATGGAAAACGACATTGTCGCCGAACGCGGCGGCACTGTCAACGACGTAGCCGTCAGCGAGGGCGAATCCGTCGACATGGGCGACTTGCTCTTTGTGATCGGGTGA